The following are from one region of the Acanthopagrus latus isolate v.2019 chromosome 2, fAcaLat1.1, whole genome shotgun sequence genome:
- the LOC119031523 gene encoding flotillin-2, with amino-acid sequence MGNCLTVGPNEALVVSGGCCGSDIKTYVVGGWSWAWWLISDTQRITLEIMTLQPRCEDVETAEGVAITVTGVAQVKVMTEHDLLAVACEQFLGKSVMEIKAVVLQTLEGHLRSILGTLTVEQIYQDRDQFAKLVREVAAPDVGRMGIEILSFTIKDVYDKLDYLSSLGKTQTAAVQRDADIGVAEAERDAGIREAECKKEMMDVKFQADTKMADSKRELELQKAAFNQEVNTKKAEAQLAYELQAAKEQQKIRLEEIEIQVVQRKKEITIEEKEIARTDKELIATVKRPAEAEAYKMQQLAEGHKIKTVLIAQAEAEKIKKIGEAQASSISAVGKAEAEKMRLKAEAYQQYGEAAKTALVLEALPKIASKVAAPLGRTNEIVILSGEGSRVTGEVNRLLAELPVSVNALTGVDLLKMPLLQKMTGAQA; translated from the exons ATGGGGAACTGTCTGACTGTGGGGCCGAACGAAGCTCTGGTGGTCTCCG GTGGCTGTTGTGGCTCTGATATAAAGACCTACGTGGTGGGAGGCTGGTCCTGGGCGTGGTGGCTCATCTCGGACACTCAAAG GATAACTCTGGAGATCATGACTCTGCAGCCTCGCTGTGAGGATGTGGAGACAGCAGAGGGCGTCGCCATCACCGTCACAGGTGTGGCTCAG GTGAAGGTCATGACGGAACACGACCTGCTGGCTGTGGCTTGTGAGCAGTTTCTGGGTAAATCCGTCATGGAGATCAAAGCTGTGGTTCTGCAGACTTTGGAGGGACACCTGCGCTCCATTCTCG gtacTTTGACTGTGGAGCAGATCTATCAGGACAGGGACCAGTTCGCTAAACTGGTGCGGGAGGTGGCGGCTCCAGACGTGGGCAGGATGGGCATCGAGATCCTCAGCTTTACCATCAAG GATGTGTACGATAAACTGGATTACCTGAGCTCCCTCGGCAAGACGCAGACCGCTGCTGTCCAGAGGGATGCAGACATCGGTGTggctgaggcagagagggaTGCTGGGATACGG GAAGCAGAGTGCAAGAAGGAGATGATGGACGTCAAATTCCAGGCTGACACCAAGATGGCCGACTCCAAACgagagctggagctgcagaaagCTGCTTTCAACCAGGAAGTCAACACGAAG AAAGCGGAGGCCCAGCTGGCGTATGAGCTGCAGGCGGccaaggagcagcagaagatcCGCCTGGAGGAGATCGAGATCCAGGTggtgcagaggaagaaggagatcACCATCGAGGAGAAGGAGATCGCCCGGACAGACAAGGAGCTCATCGCGACTGTGAAGAGGCCCGCTGAGGCCGAGGCCTACAAGATGCAGCAGCTGGCTGAGGGGCACAA GATAAAGACGGTGCTGATCGCCCAGGCCGAGGCGGAGAAGATCAAGAAGATCGGTGAGGCGCAGGCTTCCTCCATCTCAGCCGTGGGGAAGGCGGAGGCTGAGAAGATGAGACTGAAGGCGGAGGCCTACCAGCAGTACGGAGAGGCAGCTAAGACTGCGCTGGTGCTCGAGGCCCTGCCGAAG ATTGCTTCCAAGGTAGCAGCACCATTAGGCAGGACCAACGAGATAGTCATCCTCAGCGGGGAGGGCAGCCGTGTGACGGGCGAGGTCAACCGCCTTCTGGCTGAACTTCCCGTGTCTGTCAACGCTCTCACTGGAGTGGACCTGTTGAAG ATGCCGCTGCTGCAGAAGATGACCGGTGCTCAAGCCTGA
- the LOC119031509 gene encoding protein FAM222B-like, translated as MLACLPASGDPTIRLLSRTQMNTGLQKWETTQKMRSASYPTPAELDAYAKKVANNPLTIQIFPNSVKVPQRKHIRRTVNGLDTSSSSQRHSPYPSQVSSSRGLLAVLRAPAKGVIKESDGSRVRHLHKAVMNPHSGPYATQSTLNLPQPAPHLQGPSQPAAQAVQKQGMVHPQALQQQQSMAHPMTLQQPQSLPHPQALQQRSVAHSQALQRQQSLSQVQTSQQQRLAHPQGVQRQQSLPHPQALQQQQSQSCPPVVPQQHLSHLQTLKHPPAPPQALLTQPGATQDLRHMSDGAQLPSLQHTQGLVGSQPLPQAVGAGPPAMPNSLQQPPPGAYGPRKLPDADAPPNVTVSTSTIPLSMAASLHQNRPSDLSSIVHQINQLCQARAGMGTTSVCEGQIANPSPISRNLLINASSRVSSHPGALGSVPSCLMVGPPDKATAQTTSAALLSQPNIPATNSLPAFHTDPEKVHLQQQQQQQQQLQHHLHQQKQQQHLQQQHLQQLQQLQQQRSWAQHQMAHMQQPPEGAHPCKNPRMEPPAECAFPSRNLSYPHKLPNAAQSFPLKHPTEKPRPSSPVNCPVGSMPYINGHYMQPPWGSIPATAGNNVSGPQDLPVAFQGGQAAASTNRIPGAKYRPGKECPPGQPKLMQNVDFLGGEFQLPSFQEQNMDVMGKMHRSAMGQVQEPNNGGGVHTHHPGYR; from the exons ATGCTGGCCTGTCTGCCGGCATCAGGTGACCCTACCATCAGACTTCTCTCCCGTACGCAGATGAACACTGGACTTCAGAAAT GGGAAACTACACAGAAGATGAGATCTGCCAGCTATCCAACCCCAGCAGAGTTGGATGCCTATGCTAAAAAAGTTGCCAACAACCCTCTGACCATCCAGATCTTCCCCAACAGTGTCAAAGTACCTCAAAGGAAGCACATTCGCCGCACAGTCAACGGGCTCGACACCTCCTCGTCCAGCCAGCGCCACAGTCCCTACCCCTCTCAGGTCAGCTCCAGTAGGGGCCTGCTGGCTGTCCTCCGAGCGCCCGCCAAAGGCGTCATCAAAGAGTCGGACGGTAGCCGCGTCCGACACCTTCATAAAGCCGTCATGAACCCTCACAGTGGGCCGTACgccactcaaagcactttaaaTCTTCCTCAGCCGGCTCCTCACCTACAGGGCCCGTCTCAGCCCGCGGCCCAGGCTGTCCAGAAGCAGGGGATGGTTCACCCACAGGCGCTACAGCAACAGCAAAGCATGGCTCATCCAATGACTTTACAGCAGCCTCAATCTCTGCCTCACCCCCAGGCTTTACAGCAGAGGAGCGTGGCTCATTCACAGGCTCTGCAGCGGCAGCAGAGTTTGTCCCAGGTTCAgacttcacagcagcagagattgGCTCACCCACAGGGGGTCCAGAGGCAGCAGAGCCTGCCTCACCCgcaggctctgcagcagcagcagagccagtcCTGTCCACCAGTCGTACCACAGCAGCATCTCTCTCACCTGCAGACACTAAAGCATCCTCCGGCTCCTCCGCAAGCTTTACTCACACAACCAGGAGCGACTCAGGATCTGCGCCACATGTCTGACGGAGCTCAGCTTCCGAGCCTGCAGCACACCCAGGGGCTGGTGGGTTCACAGCCCCTCCCCCAGGCTGTGGGTGCAGGACCTCCTGCCATGCCTAACAGCCTCCAGCAGCCTCCGCCGGGGGCGTACGGGCCCCGGAAGCTTCCTGACGCAGACGCCCCACCAAATGTAACTGTATCTACCTCCACCATCCCACTGTCCATGGCAGCCAGCCTGCATCAGAACCGGCCCAGCGACCTGAGCAGCATCGTGCACCAAATCAACCAGCTGTGCCAAGCTCGAGCCGGCATGGGCACCACCTCAGTCTGCGAGGGCCAGATCGCTAACCCCAGCCCCATCAGCCGCAACCTGCTGATCAACGCCAGCTCGAGAGTGTCTTCTCACCCCGGGGCTCTGGGCTCAGTGCCCAGCTGCCTCATGGTGGGACCCCCAGACAAAGCTACAGCTCAGACTACCAGTGCTGCTCTGCTTTCACAGCCCAACATACCTGCTACTAACAGTCTACCTGCCTTTCACACAGACCCAGAGAAggttcacctgcagcagcagcagcagcagcagcagcagcttcagcaccatttacatcagcagaaacagcagcagcatttacagcagcaacatttacaacagctacagcagctgcagcagcagcgctccTGGGCTCAGCACCAGATGGCCCACATGCAGCAGCCGCCGGAGGGGGCCCATCCATGCAAGAACCCCCGGATGGAGCCTCCAGCTGAGTGTGCTTTCCCCTCTCGAAACCTCAGCTACCCCCACAAGCTACCTAACGCTGCACAGTCCTTTCCTCTTAAACACCCCACAGAAAAACCACGACCTTCATCCCCCGTTAACTGCCCGGTAGGTTCTATGCCTTACATTAATGGCCACTACATGCAGCCACCGTGGGGCAGCATCCCAGCCACAGCAGGTAACAACGTATCCGGCCCTCAGGACCTCCCGGTGGCTTTCCAGGGGGGGCAGGCTGCAGCCTCCACAAACCGCATCCCAGGGGCAAAGTACCGGCCGGGGAAGGAGTGTCCTCCTGGCCAACCCAAGCTGATGCAGAATGTGGATTTCTTGGGAGGGGAATTCCAGCTGCCCAGCTTTCAGGAGCAGAACATGGATGTGATGGGGAAGATGCACAGGTCAGCCATGGGTCAGGTTCAGGAGCCCAACAACGGCGGAGGAGTCCACACTCATCACCCAGGCTACCGTTAA